From the Portunus trituberculatus isolate SZX2019 chromosome 8, ASM1759143v1, whole genome shotgun sequence genome, the window GCAGGCTATTGCTAggtactactgctgttactactactactactactactacttcaattaTTGGTTAGACTTGTTATATTAGTATTGTTTTGcattattgtctctctctctctctctctctctctctctctctctctctctctctctctctctctctctctctctctctgtgtgtgtgtgtgtttgtgtgagcaACAAATCCCCAATGACTTCTTCCTTCAGTGTTGCGTGTGTCAGTTCTTGGGCGTGTGGTTTGTTCGTGATTGTAATGTTTAGCCTTGAAGGAAGGTCGGCGGCGAGGACAGGCGGGGTTGGCTGGCGGGCGCACGATTCAGGCCACCACCTCTCCCGTCGTCTTATCTAATCTGCTCGTGGTTGGTCACTTCAATTGATGTATTTATGTCGTTACTACCTCTAGTTAACCTCATTTGGCGCTTTGTTGAATGTTCTTCCCAATGTGATGACCTGATGGAAGTGTGAGGTATCTTTGTCAAGTGCTGGCTTCTTGACATAAGGGAGTGAGTCAGTCACTCCGGGAAAGCACGCCCTTCAATGGTTCTCGTTGACGAGTTACATTTAATGCAGGACTCCTTGCTTATTTAAATGAGCAGGAGGGTGGTGACTTATTGTTAACTAACCACGGATAGTGGCAACGGAGAAacctgttttctatttattttttttttttttttttttttctctagaatGAAGACGAAAAATTTATTTCCGAAGACTATATTATCGAGCAGACACAGCGGCTGAATACTGTACTGTACACCTCGGCCATGtgtgctgcaccaccactccaccatctccacctcaGAGTGGttatatccaccaccaccacctggtgcCATATCGAAAATGGCAAGACGTCTGCGTTCATcaagggaagatgagagggatGCGTCTCATGTTAAGACTTTAAGTGGTCCCTTCGCCTCTGCCACCCATCTGCAGGGTCACTGGAGCCAGACTCCGAACAGAGACCTTCTCTCCCATCCCGTGGGTCACTGGTCACGTGGTGCCCTGCACAGTGCACACCCTTCCCATGCTGCACCGCCACATGCTCCTGTTGCCTGTGGCTACAGATCGTCGTCATGGTGGCGCCAGAAGTGTTGGTAGGGTGATGGTGCAGTGGCAGGACCGTAAACATGGCATTGACTTGATGGAGGAGATTTTCAGCTACCTTCTTGCTAGATCAGTGGTTTTCAATCTTTTACTCGTTAAGAACCCCTTGAATTTTAAGACCATCTACTGAACTCCCAGTAGTCATGACATCGGACAAAATGTTAACCACTTGATTACCATGACATTCACTCTGCTTAGTAtttagtgactttatacagcttcagaaactcatgctgGTTATTACAATAGTGAAAACTATtgatcttctgatctccatagacccttcctaatgtcaataaaatggtctaatggtacacatatcttaaggtagaaatgtatcccagtattgaagagattaatttagtgactgactaACTCAATATGGAATGGTACTGCAAGTAATATTATTAGATCAATGATCTAAGTACTCCTGGAAATTTTGTGAACTCCTGGGGGTTCGTGAATCCCAGGTTCTTCAGAACCCCTGTGCTTGATTATGTAGACTTGTGCACCACAGAGCTTTATCATTGAAGTGGTGCGCAAACTTTTGGGAGAATATACAGCGGAACGCCCTGAACATTTTCCCGGCTGCCGCTCAACATTAAATAAGCCCGAGCCGCGCACCGCACACCACATACCGCATGCTACTTCCCAGACACATTCCATGAtaacaccacccaccaccattaccacctgtATCCAGGAAACGACTTGTGCACTCACAGAGAGcgcgagagtgtgtgtgtgtgtgtgtgtgtgtgtgtgtgtgtttgtttgtttgtttgtttgtgtgtgtgtgtgtgtgtgtgtgtgtgtgtgtgtgtgtgtgtgtgtgtgtgtgtgtgtgtgtgtgtagacacgcaggcaggcaggtggcgACAACAATGACGAGGCACAGGTGTAGAGAGgcgggaatgtgtgtgtgtgtgtgtgtgtgtggcggctgTGGCCTTGTGGTGAGGGTCGTGTTTTGAGCCGGGCCACACTGAGCCACACTCGTACAACGGTGATGATGTGTATACACTCTGCGTATACCAAAGACACCACGTAAATAGAAAGGTGTGAAATGAtatgcttactttttttttatcataacacGTGTCCACAGCGTTACAGTACTCACGCTCACAGCAGTCAAATTTAGCGCCTGTGTGACAAGAGGGAACAAAGCTGAGAGGAGACGGTGCGTGACATGACCTCACAATGTCAGGAGTGCCAGTTTAGGCTGCCTCAGTGCCAGACGCGGCGCCAGGGAGTGGTGGACCGTAACTAGGGTGCCAGGGGACAGAGTGCAGTGCCAGATACTAAGTGGCACTAGGATAAGagggtgccagagagagagagagagagagagagagtatatcctTGACCAGTCTCGTACCCACACACGTGTCAatgaacccctctctctctctctctctctctctctctctctctctctctctctgtcgagcgGATGTTTTGAGCCAATTAATTTGAAGTGATGTACAAGTTATAATGTATTTCGTAATAattgtataatgataatgatagggatgaagatgatgatattaTGGTGAAAATGATGGTATGaaggttgtgatgatgatggcagtgtTTCAGGTGGTGAAGTAGTAAGAGCAATAacagcagtgatagtagtagtggtgttggtgatgtaaTAGCGGTAGTGATAGTGTGTGttgaaggtagtagtagtagtagtagtagtagtagtagtaagaataattgtagtgtattagtagtagtagtagtagtaatatagtgatggtgacggtgttgTAGgtagtgtaatagtagtagtagtagtagtaataacaatagtagtagttgtagtagtagtagtagtagtagtgataatgatggtgatgatgggtgTTGTCGGTagtgtgatagtaatagtaatagtagtagtagtgataatgatggtgatgatgggtgTTGTAGGTagtgtgatagtagtagtagtagtagtagtagtggtggtggtgataatgatggtgatgatggtggtgatgttgcaggtggtggtggagcggtACGCCAAGGAGACAACACTTCCGGTGCTGGACAAGACCAAGTTTCTGGTGCCACAGGAGCTCACCATGTCCCAGTTTGTCACCATACTCAGGTAAGCCcgtcattgctgctgctgttgctgttgttgttgttgttgttatcgtcgtccgccttgttctttttctttttattcttttttttttcctcctctctctcctctcctctcctctcctctctctactactactactactactcctcctcctactactactactactactacgtcttcTGTTAACGTTGTGTTGTTAtcgttactgctactactactactactactactactactactactactactactactactactactactactacttcattatTACCACACGCTGTATCACCACGAGTGTTAAGTGGtatgaccttgagagagagagagagagagagtatatacatTTCCATATTTAAACCACCTTGccagttcttcctttttttttttcctcctcctcctcctcctcctcctcctcctcctcctcctcctcctcctcctcctcctcctcctcctcctcctcctccttatctgccAACAATGCTAATCCACCCCTTGTCCCCCCAAACACATACATACtgccaacacaacaccacaaataccattccttctccttgacTATCAAAagtttcaaagcccacccaaaACCCTTTAAAGAACACTATTACCACACATAAGCACAAAACCCTCCAAAACGACCCTACACACCACAAATTACCCCATAACACCCAATATATCATTAGAAACCAATgtaaaagtcaataaaatgtaaCATAATTAGCCAGGAGTCACTCACAGCTGTCTCTCTCAACACAGAAACAGAatacacacccaaaacatccccaaaacactcaatatATCATCATAAAGCAATGTAAAAGTCAATTCAATGCAACCTAAGGAACCAGGAGTCACTCACAGCCGTCTCTTTACACAGAAACAGAATGCAGCTTCAGTCCACCATGAGCTTCTACCTCCTGGTGAACAACCGCTCGCTCGTGTCCCTCTCCCGCCCCCTGTCTGAGGTGTACAGAGAGTGCAGGGATGACGACGGTTTCCTCTATGTCACCTACGCCAGCCAGGAGGTGTTTGGATGAGGTACGGACACTGTAGAAGGCGCtgaagaagggagatgagaaaaaaatgtatcgtTAACTCATTTATTCACAAAAAATggttaaatagataaaaaaggaaaggaaaataagaaaaatttaaataaaaaggaaggaaaagaagaaaaaaaattgagtttaGACATGATGAGCTTGATTGACCTGACCTTACTTTGCAGATGAGGTCACGTCGAGGTGCTCAAGCTTACTGCTGTGATAGACGGCCCAGGGGTCACCGAGGGGGTGCCCGGGGTCAAGGTCACTCATGGGAGGTCAAGACAGGTCACGGGGTCAGCAACCACCTTAGCTGACCTTCACTCTAtggttgctactattactacgactacaactacgactactacaacgactgctgctactactactactactactactactactactactactactactactactactactactactactactactactactacttcgactacaactactacgaATACGACTATTTCAAGGGTCTCTTCTGTATTGCAAGTcttccactgctactactactactacttctactactactactactactactactactactactactactactactactactactactacaaccaccaccaccactatttcttcTGGAGTGACATATCATAGTGTTCTGTGCGCCGAtgactctttacttttttttataattctttcctattttaagttagtatcatcatcattgtcactaTCATCGTTGTCACCATtactgtcattgttattatcatcatcacctcgCCACTGTCATGGATTTTATCAGTGTGTGGATTTCTTATGGTTTATGTGTAAGAGTGTAACtgttatcatcttcattatcattcttatcattattattattattattattattattattattgttattattattgttattattgctggattggtgtttttattatgattgttttgattatttcatttgcattatcattattttaaattttgtcaatctttttttaatatatttgtgAATGCATGaatatgaaactctctctctctctctctctctctctctctctctctctctctctctctctctctctctctctctctctctctctcttgcattcaagtttgaaaaattattaaattattattattattattattattattattattattattattattattattattaccatcatcatcatcatcatcatcagacttATAGTAACTGATTTTGTTCCTATGGAGTTTGTCACTatcattttttgtattattaaggTTATGACTATTATAAGTTGTGATTTAGTATAAGTTGTGACAGCCTTTTTATAATCATACTGGTGAATCTTCTCAACTTTTCAGTACCACGGCCTTGTTAGAACCTTACCATAATGTTTTGTGCTCCTaatcatgttttgttttataatttcacgtaaacccttcattttttttttttttccttttaatgatTTATCACTCTTACtataataaaactaatatttTGTGTGATTTGGTATTTTAATTGATCTCAGTGACTGTTCTTAATAATTTTCATAGTTATCCCTAtaattttgtatctttttgttGCAGTCTATCTCAGTCACTGTTCTTAATCATTTTCATAGTTACCCCTATAATTTTGTATCATTTGGTTACAATCTCGTCACTGTTCTTGATCATTTTTACCCTTATTCACAGTCTGGCAACAATAGGCTActtgattttactttttttttcatttctatttatttaattttttgatGTGATTAGCGTGGTACTAAAATAAAACTATGATATTTTGTGTAATTCAGGATTATGATTCACTGTTCttattatttactctttccCCATTCTGACAACAGTAtatgatttgatttatttatttatttattatttttttcttgatttattattatttatttatttattatttttattatactggtactaaaataagactgaTATTTTGTGTAATTGGGGATTATAATTTATTTCACCATCACGTTCTCGATAATTTTTGACTTGCCCCATTCTCACAACatgcttttatttttgtatatcttttgttgttgctgagaTTAACATGGAACTAAAATAAAGCTATGATATTTTGTGTAATTCGCGATTATAACATCTCGAAACTGTTCTCAATAATTTCACTCCTGGCAGTAATAAGTGATTTAATGTGAGGTTACCGTGGTACTGAGAAGGTTGGTTCACTCTTACTATAATAAAACTCTATCGTATTTTGCGTCATTCAGGATTATAACATCTCATCGTCACTGTTCTCACTAATTTTACTCCTATTTCGGCAATAATAGGTGATTTGATAGTGTTTTGTGAGGGATGGGTGGGTTAGCGTGGTACTGACAGGGTTGGTTGGTGTCTGATCCTGCTGGCGTGGTGTTGAGTCGGAGTGAGAGAGGTTCCAGTTTgagatgatgatgttaatgccTTCATGATGTGTCTTTAGGGTTCTcacattgttgttttcattgttttatttccatGTTCTTCATTTTTAATTATTGCTATATTTTGTGTATTGTTCTTTTATTGTCACTGTTTTAGTATTCACTTTGAAAATTGATAGAAGGCTgaatttttaaatttatttctaAAGTATTCAATTTTAacctttttgttattattattatcatcattattattgttgtcatcattattatctttactattattgtcaCTCGTGTTTCTATACTTTCATCTgtctaaaaaaatattttaaaagtaTGCAAAAATTTTTCGTCTGTATTATCTACctaaaacttttatttttctgaatATAATGATGTCTTACCAGAAGAAAATGTCACTTATTATTTCCATGTATTGAACACGagaaattattattagtattcacAAGGACACTCATTtgatcgtcagagagagagagagagagtacgttaGTCCGTTTTGAAGCCTCATTGAAGCATTTGTCTCTTCCATTGAAGCCTCGCAGTGGTTCAATTGCTTCAGGtctccacacaacacacacaccaatctacGCTTTCcactccacccacacacccacacatcaaGGTATTCAGTGAAGGTGGATTGTTAGTGAATGGATAAGTGGATGTTTATTatttcccatcatcatcatcatcattgtcatctccGTCTCACTTCTTACTTTCTACCACCTTACTCTCCTCCATGGTGACCtgacccccccccctctcacAACCCAGCCCTTCACTGCCCTCTCATATTAAAaagtcattttctttatatttacaacttcctttctattttcttaaggTACTATTTAAAAGAccattccttacttttttttcctttccaaccattTCCAGCCTCTATTGGTCTCTTCCCATCTCGTATCTCCCAGCCTCCTTCAGttctcttttttaatctctcGGCTCAAATCAGCCTTCTCtactcttccattctcttttagCAATTCTTATtccctctctacctcttccCAGCCTCATCCACTTTTTCTCAGCCTTCTTTACTTTCTACcagtttcttttatctcttcttattctctccccagcctcttccacctcttcttagCTTTCTACTCTCTCCCAGTCTCTTCTagctcttcttattctctctctgcttcttcccagcttcatccacctcttctcagctttctctactctctcccagtctcttctagctcttcttattctctttctgcttcttcccagcttcatccacctcttctcagctttctctactctctcccagtctcttctagctcttcttattctctctctgcttcttcccagcttcatccacctcttctaagctttctctactctctcccAGTCTCTTTTAGCTCCttattccctccctgcctctcccccgcctcttctcatttttctctactCTCTACCAGTCTTTCTCCTAGCTCTTCTCAGCCTTCCCTACtctttctcatcatctctgttCCTCTCAGCTTTTCCCAGATCATTCCAAACTGTCCCAGCTTCTCATTATGGTGCTtatgacacagacacacacacatacatcccccacacacacctctgcCTGTGTGcgttactgtatgtgtgtgtgtttattgatgAGTGATAGATATGTACACTTCCTAAATAGTATGGGTGGTATTCATCAGCGTGTGGGTTTTTAATGGTATAGGTGATCTGCGCCTTGTATTGTACGCTGCTCTCATTGGTGGGGAGGAAAGTGTCGTACGCGGCGTGTGGTTATTGTACACTggtttatgaagggaaggaaagaaagctgtTTGTTTACTATATCATTGATTTAAGATGTGTATTGTTGTTACTCGTTAAAGGGAAAGGACTTTATTGTGGTCTGTGGTTTATGatgactggacacacacacacacacacacacacacacacacacacacacacacacaccaaaaggaGAAAGACTTGGGTATTACAGtaaatggcacacacacacacacacactagtttttttttttctccttttactatttcacacacacacacacacacacacacacacacacacacacacacgtttttttctttctccttttacaatttttttccttgagtatTAACACAACATacttttcatcatatttctttttcttttattttatttcatcgtcTGATTTTAAACACTTTAGGTAGTACAACTTTTTTAGAGATTTTaaggtctgtttttttttttttttttctgtatataatAAGTTGGAGTAAGTATTACCTGTAAGTCAATTTTGCTCACTTATTATTACTCTATATAACCTGTACTTCTTCCTCTATGGTATAATTCAAATTGGAGTTATGTAcatattttaattatttctttctcgGTTCATCTTTACGGCGGAAAATTAGAATGGTGTTGTTTAAGTCGACCTCAGTGAGACTTGTTCATGTATTCTTGCTTGACGTTATTCATTTTCCCGCAATAAATCTGTTGAATACAGGTGGAAGAAACCAATggaagtgtgtttgttttccagcCTCTTATggtaatggttaggttaggcttttCAGTCTTTTGTCTGGTTATGGTATTAGTTAGGttcatttatatcattattttattctttttcactttttttttcttccttttctccttaataatgtttttgtgtttatatgtatctctctctctctctctctctctctctctctctctctctcttcatgggtaggaaaatataaaaggaaattaaaaaaacaagaaaataatggtaTCGGTTAGGTTATCCAGTCTTTTGTATGGTAATGGTATGGGTTAGGTTATTCAGTCTTTTGTGTTTCGTCTTTTGAAGTACTTATTtacctatatttatttatttcatatatgCTGATCTACCTTAGTATATCTATTCATATTTTAGGAATTATCTGCTTTTTAATTTCTATTGTTTTGCATATTTTGTGCTCTATATATGatgctttattatttatttcacctTACAGCATTATCgcattttgttttccattttatttctccttgtcttgttttccttagCATTCGATAGTTAACCTAGTTATTCTGCCGTATTAATCACATCATCTCTGCTTACACGCATTCTTGCCAAGCCGCCTCTATGGTCCTTGTCAGCCAGCGGTTTCCTTTTCTAGGCCCCTCCCCCCTGCAATGCCATGCACCTCCTGCCGTGACCGCCGTGACTACCTCCCCGCGCGGCGCCCACTGTGACGCGAGTAGTGTGTTGTTCAACTTGTATACCTGCACTGTGTCTGTGTGGCCTTTCATCACTGGCTGTGGCTTGTGAAGGTAATGGAGAAGTATACATTAAGGCAGTATGAGAGGTGTTGTATGGCTGGACGAAAACTGATCACATATATTACTCCGCCTGGTTACGATGTGTAGATAAATGTGCACACGTGTAGTAAGCACATAGGTACATCACACTCAGCAAAAAGGACTGGCCATTAATAGGACTGCTGATAAGACaaagtgctatgacgcgttttcatattcattctgcttactgtttggtgattttatacagcttaagaaacttGTGTCagagattaaaatactgaagaccgtggccattgatcttgtgacctccatagacccattctaatgtcaataaaatggtctaatcgcacacaaatctcaaggtaaaaatgtgtcctagtattgaagagattaacacCATTATGAAATACCGCCACAGtcaaggtgttttttttcacGCACTGCACAATTACTTCTATAACACTGCAATGTGAAGACGCACTGATCTTACAGTCTGGGATACATGGAAGGTGTGTGACGTGCTGGCTTGGCGAGTGGCGAGTGGCGAGAGGCGACCCGAGGGAGAGGCAAGGCCATGCAGTGACGGTCAACCTG encodes:
- the LOC123501091 gene encoding microtubule-associated proteins 1A/1B light chain 3C-like isoform X1, giving the protein MRPKPRALRCNCVFCAKVPDSLNTRMDCEVELNSHPDHAAAALAFPPKTFKQTRNYASRQQEVANIRNKFPNKIPVVVERYAKETTLPVLDKTKFLVPQELTMSQFVTILRNRMQLQSTMSFYLLVNNRSLVSLSRPLSEVYRECRDDDGFLYVTYASQEVFG
- the LOC123501091 gene encoding microtubule-associated proteins 1A/1B light chain 3C-like isoform X2, whose protein sequence is MKLYEVKAEASRQQEVANIRNKFPNKIPVVVERYAKETTLPVLDKTKFLVPQELTMSQFVTILRNRMQLQSTMSFYLLVNNRSLVSLSRPLSEVYRECRDDDGFLYVTYASQEVFG